A genomic stretch from Microbacterium proteolyticum includes:
- a CDS encoding rhomboid family intramembrane serine protease: MSTTEEFRRNSDNFCYRHPDRQSFVLCQRCMRTVCSECRTPAAVGVICPECMAQQQAAQTPAQKKAERRWASRSMTVVATGRPRVTLAIVAITGLVYIIGLIPGLGGIVSSLLAFNSYFVLPQAGVFQPWRLFTVALVHDGFFHVALNMAALWFIGRSLEPLLGRGRFLALYLLGTLGGSVAVTLLAPGVWTVGASGAIFALFGALLVIGRHIGADIRVIGILIAVNFAWPFVLAAINAIGSGDFIASLTAVGISWQAHLGGLAAGALVGLVYARTRAASQRGVQIGLLVGLGIALIALLAIPAFTLG; the protein is encoded by the coding sequence GTGTCCACCACTGAGGAGTTCCGGCGCAACAGCGACAACTTCTGCTACCGGCATCCGGATCGGCAGAGCTTCGTCCTGTGCCAGCGGTGCATGCGCACCGTCTGCTCGGAATGCCGCACCCCCGCCGCCGTCGGCGTCATCTGCCCGGAGTGCATGGCGCAGCAGCAGGCGGCGCAGACGCCCGCCCAGAAGAAGGCGGAACGTCGCTGGGCGTCACGGTCGATGACGGTGGTCGCCACGGGTCGCCCGCGGGTGACGCTCGCGATCGTCGCCATCACCGGGCTCGTGTACATCATCGGTCTGATCCCCGGGCTCGGAGGGATCGTCTCCAGCCTTCTGGCGTTCAACAGCTACTTCGTGCTGCCCCAGGCCGGCGTCTTCCAGCCGTGGCGCCTCTTCACCGTCGCGCTCGTGCACGACGGCTTCTTCCACGTCGCCCTCAACATGGCGGCTCTCTGGTTCATCGGTCGCAGCCTCGAGCCACTGCTCGGGCGCGGCCGTTTCCTCGCGCTCTACCTCTTGGGCACCCTCGGCGGCTCGGTCGCTGTGACGCTGCTCGCGCCGGGAGTGTGGACGGTCGGGGCATCGGGAGCGATCTTCGCCCTCTTCGGCGCGCTGCTCGTGATCGGCCGCCACATCGGCGCGGACATCCGGGTGATCGGCATCCTCATCGCCGTCAACTTCGCGTGGCCGTTCGTCCTCGCCGCCATCAACGCCATCGGTTCGGGAGACTTCATCGCCTCCCTCACCGCGGTGGGGATCTCGTGGCAGGCGCATCTGGGGGGCCTGGCGGCCGGGGCGCTCGTGGGCCTGGTCTACGCGCGTACGCGGGCGGCGTCGCAACGAGGCGTGCAGATCGGCCTTCTCGTCGGGTTGGGCATCGCGCTGATCGCGCTTCTCGCGATCCCGGCCTTCACCCTCGGGTAG